In Runella sp. SP2, the genomic window CTTCGACCGACAATTCTAGCTTATTGCCACGGAGGTTTCGGTAAAATCCTACGGCCCACTGACTTCCTAACTGCGGCTTAATGTAGGTATCGCTGAGTTTCCAAATGTCGGTTGGCGACATGACCATTGTGTTGCTCAACAAGTGAATATACTGGCGAGTCGTGTTATAACTCGCTTTCACCGACGTATTATCTGTTAGCCGATAACGGCCTGAAATGCGGTATTCGGGGCCTTGATAACTACGAATATTTTTGCCTTTCCCGTATTCGGTAGTACCCTCTAAGTAGATTTTTTCAATGGGAAACCCTGCTGTATAATTATTGATTGTCTTAGGACCCAGAAACGAATAGGTAGAAAAACGCAGACCCGCACTCAACGAAAGTCGCGAATTGACGTCATAGCGATCTTCAATGTAAATGGCGCTTTCTACGCCTTGTTCTTGTTCTAAAACATCGGGAAGAATGAGTGATTTTTCTCCCGTAGGCGTGATAGTTCCAGGCGAAAGTTTGTACAAAATGCTACTTACCCCAAAATCAAGCGTGTGTTTTGGGTGGAGAAAATACGTGAAATCCAGCTTGGCATTGCTTTGCTGAATGTCGAAGGTAAGGTCAAACGCATTGATGGGAACGCGCGACGTACCCACCGAATAATTATACTTGCTAAATGCGCCCGTAAAAGTGCCGTACAACTTGGAGTTGAAGGTATGTTTCCATTTAAACGACCCTACTTGATTTCGGTAAGCGTAGGCGGTATCACCAAAGAGTTTAAATTTATCATTGCTAAAATAACCCGAAAGCGTCAAGCTGTTTTTTTGATTGACTTCGTGGCTCAATTGAAGGTTTACGTCGTAAAAATTGGCGGTACTTTTGTTGAAGGAATTGTTATCCAGACGTCTGAAAAGCCAATTAGAATAAGTCGAACGACCACCTACCAAGAACGATGTTTTGTCTTTTATGATAGGCCCTTCGAGCGACAAACGTCCCGTCAAAAGTCCAATTCCACCCGAACCGACAAACTTTTTCTTGTTACCGTCGCGGCCATTGATTTCGAGTACCGACGACAAACGTCCACCATAACGTGCAGGAATTGTGCTTTTGTAAAGCTCAATTTCTTTGATGGCATCGGGGTTAAAAGCCGAGAAAAATCCAAATAAGTGCGATGGGTTATAAATCACTGCATCGTTGAGCAAAATCAAGTTTTGATCGGTAGAGCCTCCCCGAACGTTGAGCCCAACGCTGCTTTCACTGGCCGACTTCACCCCTGGGAGCGTCAATACAGCCCGAAGCAAATCCGTTTCGCCAAACGCCGTAGGTACTTGTTTCATGGTTTTGATGCTCAGTTTTAATTGCCCCATTTGCGTACCTGCAATGTTGACATCTTTTCCTGCTACCACCGATACTTCCTTCAATGCCGTTACGCTCTCTTGGGTTTGAATATCCAGTTTCCCATCTCCGTAAAGTACAATTCGGCGGTAGGTGTCCCGCATCCCAACGCTCTTGATTTTGAGTGTATGCTTACCATTCGGAATCTTGAGCGCAAAAAAGCCAAGGGCATCGGTAGAAACTCCAATCGACGGCGACTCGATATAGACGGCCGCACCGATGACGGGCTCTCCCGTAACGGCGTTCCGCACATAACCCGAAATAGCCGACTTGCCTTCCATAATACGCTGGCGCTGAGGGCCAATGTTATAAGTCTTACTTTCCGCCGTCGATAGCAGTTTGTCCGATTCGTCGGTGGTAGGAGCCACGTACTGGTTTTGATCCGCAGGAGTGTCGTCTCCTTCAAAGAGGTTGGAAGGAAGCGCCGTGATGATGGCCTGATCGGAGGTAACAAAAACGCGTTGCTGCTCATCTATAGAAAACTTAAAATCGGTGCCTTTGAATACCTGCAACAACGCACTCGTCAGCGACTGATTTTGAGCTTGAATGGTAATTTTTAGGCTATCAATTAGCCCTTTTTCGTAGTAAAAAAAGCAGCCTGTTTGGCTTTCTGCCTCTTTCACAAACTGCTCAAAAGTACCGTCGGTGAGCGTAATACTGATTCGTTTTTCGGTTTTGTTTTGCGCCCATGTCGCACTACCAAAGACACTAAGCAAGAAGAAAATAAGTAGCTGTTTTTTCATGGGTGGACAAGTTGGTCATAGTGTTTAGCAATTGTAACGAGGGCTTCTTCACGGTTTTTACGGAATTTAATGCGCTTTTCGCGGAGGTGTTTTTTGAGTTCTTTTTTATGTTCTCCAAACAAGGCCAATGCCGATTTTTTTGACGTAATAAGATGGTATTCGCCTTCTTTTTGAATGTAAAAAAAGGTTTTGGGCAAAAAATAGACATTCACTCTGTTGCTCTCAATTTGCTCCTGTCGTTGCTTCGTCCAGCGAGCCAACACCTTGGTTTTGCCATCGTACAAAAAGTCATAAAAACCCGTTGGTACGGTCGTCCCAAGCGCTTTATTTTGCTCGATTCGCGCAAAGTGGTGATTGATGTATGAAAATCGACTAACCCGTTCACTCTGTAGCTGAATCAAGCCTGAGCGCCCTTGGTAATAAATAACCACCAAATCTTTGACGATATCATACATGATTGGGATATTTTCAAAATGCTGCCCATCGTAGTCAAAGCTTCCTGGCCGCCAGTCTTCTACCTGAAAAAACTGATGATCTTTTGAGCGACTGTCATAGATATGGTACCGCTGACCATTGTAGAGGTGCTGCGAAAGCTCCGTTGCATTTTGATAAAGAGTCTCTGTAATAGGCTTTTGTGGAGAAGTATCGGCTACTTTGGCGGTTTGCCCCAGTACCGTGAGCGCTAATTGACAGACTAAGAAAAGCGAAAGGAAAAGTTTGCTCATGTAGTGTGAATAAAGGAAGTGCAAAATAATAACGAATTTAAAAGCTGATTTTATGGGATAATTACTGTAAAGCAAACACCCACAATATCAGCTACTTTTACGCAGCCGTTTGTGTGGGTGTTGCAACTTCTTACACTTATTTCTTTATCACAATGGAGCTACGACTATAAGCCGCAAAACACCCCAAACCATTTTTGATGTTGGAAGGAATCAGAGACGGCTCGGCAAAGGGGTTGTCACGGTCAAAATTTTGAATGGCTTGGTGGTAATCGTAGTACGTTTTTTCGCAATGAATGAGCGATACCTCCACAAAATGAAGGGTAAAAGGCGAATTAGTGTTTATCGAAGAATAATAATTAAAAAACCGACCCGAACCCGAGGTAATCTGTACACCATCAACATCTTGGTCGTCGATAAATTCACGCGAACGATTATTGTCTCGAAAACTTAGATTGCTAAAATTGGGATAGTCGATAAACTTACCTTGACTTGTTTGGGTGCGCTGGGTTAGATAGACATAGCCTCCTACGCGATAATAGTTCTTTTGTCCTACAGGGTCTGTCCAAACTAGCGTATATAAGTAATCTTTTGGAGGAGTAATACCAGGGTTAGAAGTGCTTCGCTCTACCGAGTCTTGCAGTACTTGCTGAATAGCCACCGCTCGAGGGACGGTACATGAAGACTCCGCTATTTGGTCGTCTCGTTCTACCTTCAGCGTGTAGGTTTGCCCTTCTATAATTGGAAATTCACTGGGTTTAATGGTATAGGCATCTAATTCGCCGTTAAACGAAAGTTTGGCGCTCTTTCCTTGGGTCGAAAGGGTGACACTTGCATTGGCCAAAGGAATCGGTATCCCGTTACCAGTAAGGTAAGGGTCGTTTCCGACAACTTGGGTACTGTAATAAACTTTTATGGCAATAAGTGTATCTTGAGGTGACAAGTACCCGTGTACCACCAATTTTCTGTCAGTACGCGGCAAACGGTCGGGGTCCACGTCATTCACAAGGGTTTCGCACGAATAGAAACCAAGCGCAAAAAGGATGAGTCCGAAAATACGTATATGTTTCATGTTTTTTGTTGTTACGAGGGTTACGAGGTCAGACGATAGTCAGACCTCAAGTGATATACAGCCTGATTTTGCCTGCGTAAATTTTTACGGTCTGACTGTCGTCTGACCTAAGTTTTGTTGTTACGAGGTCAGACGATAGTCAGACCTCAAGTGATATACAACCTGATTTTTGTCTGCTCAAATTACGGTCTGACTGTCGTCTGACCTAAGTTTAAAATTTAAAGTTATAACTCAACGTCGGCACAATCGGGAAAATCGAAATGCGTTGGAGGGCAGTCTGGTTGCCTACAGGACGCCCGTTGGCATCATATACGAGCCGCGACGTAAGGTTATAGAAAAACGGGTTTCGTCGATTATACAGGTTGTATATGCTTAACTCCCAAGTACGTTCGTGGTATTTTTTCTTCTTGTGGAACTGCAAGCTCAAATCAAAACGGTGGTAAGGCTCAGCTCGGAAACTATTTTTGGGGCCATAGTCACTGACGGTGCGCCCGTAGCTAAAAGGTGGATTAGAGATAACGGGAGTGAAAGTATTACTGCCCGTTTGGACATATTTAGCCTGTGGCGTGATATTGTGATGATAAGCCGTGTAATTGCTCTGTGGTAACGTAAGGGCATTGCCAGTACCATATACCCACGTTCCTGATAGCGTGATACGGGGACTGATTTCGTAAATACCTACCACTGATAAATCATGGCGGCGGTCGTAGCGAGGGAAGAATTTTTGTCCAAAATTAAGTTCTGCAAATTGCCACTGTGTCCACGACAAAGTATAGCCAATCCATCCCGAAAATTTCCCCGTTTTTTTCTGTAACAACACTTCAGCCCCGTACGACCAGCCGCGTCCACTGGTAATGTTTTCGTCCCAGCGCACTTTGTCGGCGCTCGATGGGTCGTCAATCAGCAAAAAGCTTGAGCCTTCCTTGTAATTGACAATGTTGTTCATGTTTTTGTAGTATCCTTCTATGGTGAGGGCGAGTCCTTGTTTTTCAAAATCTTTGGCAAAACCTGCGGCTACTTGGCTCGACTGCTGCGGAGCAATTTTATCGGTCGAAGGTACCCACAAGTCGGTAGGAAGGCCGATGCCTGTGTTTGACAATAAATGGATGTACTGGTTCATGCGCGCGTATGATGCCTTAAACGACAAGTCGGGGCGGAGCATAAAGGCCGTTGAAATACGCGGTTCAGGGCGGAGGTAGTTTTGATTTTCGGCCTTAAAATAACTCAAACGCAAGCCCGCATTCATCTTGAACCAAGGGGTGGGTTTCCACGTATCTTCAACATACACGCCCGATTCCACGTTGTCGATGGCCTCAATTTCTTTTGAAAAACGGTCGATGTCCGAATCTTTTACTACTACTGCACTAGGAGTAAATCGGTGGAGGGTAGTCGAGGCTCCAAATCGGAGGGCATGTTGCGGATTAGGGAAATAATCAACGTCATATTTTAATCCCCAATCTCTTACCCCCGACGTATAACGAAGTTCATACTGGTTGGTCGTGGTAGCGTTGGTTTGGCTGTCTTTGGCATAAATCTGAAACTGATAATTGCTAAAAATTAAGGAGGCGTTGGAGAATAGTTTTTCGTTGAAAAGGTGATTCCAACGCAACGTTCCCGTGGCATTTCCCCAGTTGAGTCCCCCTTCGCTGGTCGAAGAAGTACCTTTATCGCGGAAGAAAAAACGGTCTTTGCCAAAGTACCCGCTGGCGTAGAGTTTATTCTTTTGTCCAAAATCATAATTCAACTTAGCGTTGAGGTCGTAAAAATAATAGCCTCCTGTGCTAGTGCCGTTGCTTTGAGCAGCAATGAGCGGTCGGGCTAATAAATCAAGGTAGGTGCGCCGTCCAGAGATTAAAAAAGAAGATTTGGCAGGGCTTGATTTTCGGAACTTGAGTGGTCCTTCGAGCGTCAGGCGACTGGCAATAAGCCCACCTCCGCCTTCGCCGTGGAGTTTTTCTTTGTTCCCTTCTTTCATGTTCAGTTCCAATACTGACGAAAGTCGCCCGCCAAAACGGGCAGGAAATCCGCCTTTGGTAAGTTCAACGCTTTTGAGGGCATCGCCGTTAAACACCGAAAAGAATCCAAACAAGTGGCTGACGTTGTA contains:
- a CDS encoding DUF4249 domain-containing protein — its product is MKHIRIFGLILFALGFYSCETLVNDVDPDRLPRTDRKLVVHGYLSPQDTLIAIKVYYSTQVVGNDPYLTGNGIPIPLANASVTLSTQGKSAKLSFNGELDAYTIKPSEFPIIEGQTYTLKVERDDQIAESSCTVPRAVAIQQVLQDSVERSTSNPGITPPKDYLYTLVWTDPVGQKNYYRVGGYVYLTQRTQTSQGKFIDYPNFSNLSFRDNNRSREFIDDQDVDGVQITSGSGRFFNYYSSINTNSPFTLHFVEVSLIHCEKTYYDYHQAIQNFDRDNPFAEPSLIPSNIKNGLGCFAAYSRSSIVIKK
- a CDS encoding TonB-dependent receptor produces the protein MKKQLLIFFLLSVFGSATWAQNKTEKRISITLTDGTFEQFVKEAESQTGCFFYYEKGLIDSLKITIQAQNQSLTSALLQVFKGTDFKFSIDEQQRVFVTSDQAIITALPSNLFEGDDTPADQNQYVAPTTDESDKLLSTAESKTYNIGPQRQRIMEGKSAISGYVRNAVTGEPVIGAAVYIESPSIGVSTDALGFFALKIPNGKHTLKIKSVGMRDTYRRIVLYGDGKLDIQTQESVTALKEVSVVAGKDVNIAGTQMGQLKLSIKTMKQVPTAFGETDLLRAVLTLPGVKSASESSVGLNVRGGSTDQNLILLNDAVIYNPSHLFGFFSAFNPDAIKEIELYKSTIPARYGGRLSSVLEINGRDGNKKKFVGSGGIGLLTGRLSLEGPIIKDKTSFLVGGRSTYSNWLFRRLDNNSFNKSTANFYDVNLQLSHEVNQKNSLTLSGYFSNDKFKLFGDTAYAYRNQVGSFKWKHTFNSKLYGTFTGAFSKYNYSVGTSRVPINAFDLTFDIQQSNAKLDFTYFLHPKHTLDFGVSSILYKLSPGTITPTGEKSLILPDVLEQEQGVESAIYIEDRYDVNSRLSLSAGLRFSTYSFLGPKTINNYTAGFPIEKIYLEGTTEYGKGKNIRSYQGPEYRISGRYRLTDNTSVKASYNTTRQYIHLLSNTMVMSPTDIWKLSDTYIKPQLGSQWAVGFYRNLRGNKLELSVEAYYKTIQNFLDYKGGDSLIMNHHIEAAVISTTGKAYGVELMAKKLTGKLNGWVSYTYARTLLRADDRTSPEAPNNGDYYPSNYDKPHDFTLVSNYKFSHRFSLSFNFTYSSGRPYTPPIGKYILEGVQRIYYAERNQYRIPDYYRVDFSMNVEGNHKVKKLAHSSWTFAIYNLLGRKNPSSVYFRSQNGIIQGYMLSIFGRPIPTITYNFRF
- a CDS encoding TonB-dependent receptor, with product MRLFLWACLLSLSTHAQQRYTISGYVRESGSQEQLIGVNVYLPGTVTGTTSNTYGFYSLTLPAADSVTLAFSFVGYGTEIRTVKLQKNLELNISLEALGRQLNEVVVSGKREADKVSQTPQMSRIDIPVQQIKKIPAFLGEKDVLRVIQLMPGVQKGSEGQTGIYVRGGGPDQNLIILDDAPVYNVSHLFGFFSVFNGDALKSVELTKGGFPARFGGRLSSVLELNMKEGNKEKLHGEGGGGLIASRLTLEGPLKFRKSSPAKSSFLISGRRTYLDLLARPLIAAQSNGTSTGGYYFYDLNAKLNYDFGQKNKLYASGYFGKDRFFFRDKGTSSTSEGGLNWGNATGTLRWNHLFNEKLFSNASLIFSNYQFQIYAKDSQTNATTTNQYELRYTSGVRDWGLKYDVDYFPNPQHALRFGASTTLHRFTPSAVVVKDSDIDRFSKEIEAIDNVESGVYVEDTWKPTPWFKMNAGLRLSYFKAENQNYLRPEPRISTAFMLRPDLSFKASYARMNQYIHLLSNTGIGLPTDLWVPSTDKIAPQQSSQVAAGFAKDFEKQGLALTIEGYYKNMNNIVNYKEGSSFLLIDDPSSADKVRWDENITSGRGWSYGAEVLLQKKTGKFSGWIGYTLSWTQWQFAELNFGQKFFPRYDRRHDLSVVGIYEISPRITLSGTWVYGTGNALTLPQSNYTAYHHNITPQAKYVQTGSNTFTPVISNPPFSYGRTVSDYGPKNSFRAEPYHRFDLSLQFHKKKKYHERTWELSIYNLYNRRNPFFYNLTSRLVYDANGRPVGNQTALQRISIFPIVPTLSYNFKF